Proteins from a genomic interval of Papaver somniferum cultivar HN1 chromosome 4, ASM357369v1, whole genome shotgun sequence:
- the LOC113275606 gene encoding serine/threonine-protein kinase prpf4B-like, translating to MAGDEQDVRKKHHRSSEDGLEEDSKRRKHSHRKSSHRHHHRHHRHRSSKHDIDKEDVEDLVSQNLPVVDDKEEGEILDEEAEEGVFDGKRKLDSDVESGEIDPQERVEKLDDRNLGTSDAHKLSDEKAKEIRRNCNGFLEHGESAIDRHKTDGSVVKSVDDEIDTQQDSRIEIVEHREKKVKRRSDDTFSRYGSPDRVNGYKEDTSNAGDKKSHRGSRSAKNGSTKDRHAESDVRKSRGRSRSPVTREEADSRKYRKVDDSYISTEHVRDSEDDNALTLKRHSDSVDGERNGLESVEKSVSPGSNKYKSVVHSPSYDNYHDEAHVRSRSVSHDHFEDTSGRVKLRDSPEKAKDESDHERVGRHGREDRPRNRERGSSYSRHSGREKRHGSRDIQEKDRNSSQDVREKDRHGRRDMREKDRHGSRDIREKDRHGSRDIREKDRHGSRDVRDRERHRSRETRERDRGRERERYDSQVARDRDRSRDRGREWEGQRLRDTDRGKDIDKDKDRGRDRNRETESSRDGYKDIRRTRHEESEDHHERIRLKGSEVGEENLQRDAEKQEDDEEIGLKLPEQEEEDIARIKEESRKRRQAILEKYKKQQLQQVQPQSEVPEKEPKASLHTDKLPEQSSLPAKNLPEQSSLTKTAISLVPKLPRSTNDDSDADGADPIFSVGKSPAQNGTSVSEKTQGAGGLGDGTPKSERSTDMFSDDIFGESPAGGRKMGKGDGLQVERSGLNDNWDDAEGYYSYRFGEILDSRYEVIAAHGKGVFSTVVRAKDLKAGKDDPEEVAIKIIRNNDTMYKAGQEELIILKKLAGADPEDRRHCVRFLSSFKFRNHLCLVFESLHMNLREVLKKFGRNIGLKLTAVRAYAKQLFISLKHLRNCGVLHSDIKPDNMLVNEAKNVLKLCDFGNAMFAGKNEITPYLVSRFYRAPEIILGLSYDHPMDIWSVGCCLYELYSGKVLFPGPSNNDMLRLHMELKGPFPKKMLRKGAFTDQHFDQDLNFHATEEDPVTKKAIKRLLVNIRPKDMGTVITGSPGEDPKMLANFRDLLERIFVLDPDKRMTVAQALAHPFISGK from the exons ATGGCtggagacgaacaagatgttcGTAAAAAACACCATAGATCTTCTGAAGATGGATTAGAAGAAGATTCGAAGCGAAGGAAACACAGTCACCGTAAGAGTAgccatcgccaccaccaccgTCATCATCGACATCGTAGTAGTAAACATGACATTGATAAAGAAGATGTTGAGGATCTTGTATCTCAAAATCTTCCTGTTGTTGATGATAAAGAGGAAGGTGAAATTCTAGACGAGGAAGCTGAGGAAGGTGTTTTTGATGGGAAGAGAAAATTGGATTCTGATGTTGAATCTGGTGAAATTGATCCTCAGGAACGTGTTGAGAAACTTGATGATCGAAATCTG GGGACCAGTGACGCACACAAACTTTCTGATGAAAAGGCAAAGGAAATTAGGCGTAATTGCAATGGGTTTTTGGAGCATGGTGAATCAGCAATTGACAGGCACAAAACTGATGGGAGTGTGGTGAAGAGTGTGGATGATGAAATTGATACTCAACAGGATTCAAGGATTGAAATAGTTGAGCACAGGGAGAAAAAAGTGAAAAGGCGAAGCGATGACACGTTTTCCAGATATGGGTCCCCAGATCGTGTCAATGGTTATAAAGAAGACACATCCAATGCTGGTGATAAGAAGAGCCATAGAGGATCAAGGTCTGCAAAAAATGGTTCCACTAAGGACAGGCATGCTGAATCAGATGTTAGGAAAAGTCGTGGAAGGTCGAGATCTCCCGTCACTAGAGAAGAAGCTGACTCCAGAAAATACAGGAAAGTAGATGATAGCTATATTAGTACTGAACATGTTAGAGATTCTGAAGACGATAACGCGTTGACTTTGAAGAGACATTCAGATTCAGTTGATGGTGAAAGAAATGGTTTAGAGAGTGTGGAAAAGTCTGTTTCTCCCGGAAGCAACAAGTACAAATCTGTTGTACACTCTCCATCTTATGATAATTACCATGACGAGGCCCATGTCAGGAGCAGATCGGTGTCCCATGATCATTTTGAAGATACCAGTGGCCGAGTTAAGCTGCGTGATTCACCAGAGAAGGCTAAAGATGAATCTGACCATGAAAGAGTAGGTAGACATGGTAGAGAGGACAGGCCTAGGAATAGAGAACGGGGTAGTAGTTATTCTAGACACAGTGGACGGGAGAAGAGGCATGGCAGCCGAGACATCCAAGAGAAGGATAGAAACAGTAGCCAAGACGTACGCGAGAAGGATAGACATGGTAGACGAGACATGCGCGAGAAGGATAGACATGGTAGCAGAGACATCCGCGAAAAGGATAGACATGGTAGCCGAGACATCCGCGAAAAGGATAGACATGGTAGCCGAGACGTCCGTGACAGGGAAAGGCATCGCAGTAGGGAAACTCGAGAGAGGGACAGAGGGAGGGAGAGGGAGAGGTATGACAGTCAGGTGGCTCGTGATAGGGACAGAAGTAGGGACAGAGGAAGAGAGTGGGAAGGACAAAGGCTGAGAGATACAGACAGGGGTAAAGATATTGATAAAGACAAGGACAGGGGCAGGGATAGGAACAGGGAAACAGAAAGTAGTAGAGATGGTTATAAGGACATTAGGCGTACAAGACATGAAGAATCAGAAGATCACCATGAAAGAATAAGATTAAAAGGTTCTGAGGTTGGTGAAGAGAATCTACAAAG GGATGCAGagaagcaagaagatgatgaggaaATTGGACTGAAACTTCCTGAGCAAGAAGAGGAAGACATTGCCAGAATTAAGGAGGAAAGCAGAAAAAGAAGGCAAGCGATTTtggaaaaatataaaaaacagCAATTACAACAGGTTCAACCTCAATCTGAAGTCCCAGAAAAAG AGCCAAAGGCTTCTCTTCATACAGACAAGCTTCCAGAACAGTCTTCTCTACCTGCAAAAAACCTTCCAGAACAGTCTTCTCTGACGAAGACTGCCATTAGTCTTGTTCCTAAACTTCCGAGGAGTACGAATGATGACTCAGATGCTGATGGTGCTGACCCAATATTTTCAGTAGGAAAATCGCCTGCACAGAATGGAACATCAGTTTCTGAGAAGACTCAAGGTGCCGGGGGACTGGGTGATGGCACTCCAAAG AGTGAGagatcaacagacatgttcagtGATGACATTTTTGGAGAATCGCCTGCTGGGGGTCGTAAAATG GGGAAAGGAGATGGTTTGCAAGTGGAAAGAAGTGGCCTTAATGATAATTGGGATGATGCGGAGGGATATTACA GTTATCGATTTGGGGAAATACTCGATAGCAGATACGAGGTCATCGCTGCTCATGGCAAAGGTGTTTTCTCCACTGTTGTTCGCGCGAAAGATCTTAAGGCTGGGAAGGATGATCCTGAAGAAGTTGCCATAAAGATTATACGTAATAATGACACTAT GTACAAGGCTGGTCAAGAAGAATTGATTATACTGAAGAAGCTAGCTGGAGCAGATCCAGAGGACAGACGGCACTGTGTCCGATTTCTCTCAAGTTTCAAGTTTAGGAATCATCTTTGCCTAGTTTTCGAATCACTCCATATGAATCTTCGTGAGGTTTTAAAGAAGTTTGGTCGTAATATTGGCCTTAAGCTGACTGCTGTGAGGGCTTACGCCAAACAGTTATTTATCTCGCTGAAGCATCTAAGAAATTGTGGCGTTCTTCATAGTGATATAAAGCCAGACAATATGCTG GTTAACGAGGCTAAGAATGTACTAAAACTTTGTGATTTCGGTAATGCTATGTTTGCTGGGAAGAATGAAATCACACCATATCTAGTCAGCCGTTTCTACCGTGCCCCTGAAATAA TTCTTGGTTTGTCTTATGATCATCCCATGGATATCTGGTCAGTTGGGTGCTGTTTGTATGAGCTGTACTCTGGGAAGGTCCTTTTTCCTGGGCCATCAAACAATGACATGCTTCGGCTCCACATGGAATTGAAGGGACCTTTTCCAAAAAAGATGCTTCGAAAG GGAGCTTTCACCGATCAACATTTCGATCAGGATTTGAATTTCCATGCTACAGAAGAGGATCCTGTTACGAAAAAG GCAATAAAGAGGCTACTTGTTAACATTAGGCCAAAGGATATGGGCACAGTTATTACAGGGTCGCCTGGGGAGGATCCGAAGATGTTAGCCAATTTCAGAGATTTACTGGAGAGAATATTTGTGTTGGATCCAGACAAGAGGATGACGGTAGCTCAAGCATTGGCTCATCCCTTTATCTCGGGCAAGTGA